One genomic region from Nymphaea colorata isolate Beijing-Zhang1983 chromosome 10, ASM883128v2, whole genome shotgun sequence encodes:
- the LOC116262201 gene encoding protein cornichon homolog 4 codes for MASEIFVWLLSFFTLIAVLAMVIYQLMCLADLEYDYINPYDSSSRINSVVLPEFVVQGLLGLFFLFTGHWVMFLLCMPYLYYNVKLYMQKQHLVDVTEIFNLLHREKMRRLFKLAYLCILLFMCIFWMIWSVLEDDNVAE; via the exons ATGGCGAGCGAAATATTTGTCTggcttctctctttcttcacccTCATTGCTGTCCTGGCGATGGTCATCTATCag CTTATGTGTTTGGCAGATCTGGAATATGATTACATTAACCCTTATGATTCATCATCGCGGATAAACAGCGTCGTCCTTCCAGAGTTTGTGGTTCAAGGACTGTTGGGCCTATTCTTCCTTTTCACAGGGCATTGGGTTATGTTCCTTCTTTGCATGCCGTATCTGTACTATAATGTAAAATT GTATATGCAGAAGCAGCATTTGGTAGATGTCACAGAGATATTTAATCTGTTGCATCGGGAAAAGATGCGAAGGCTCTTTAAACTTGCATATCTATGTATTCTTCTCTTCATGTGCATATTCTG GATGATATGGAGTGTGTTGGAAGACGATAATGTTGCAGAATAA
- the LOC116262200 gene encoding UDP-galactose/UDP-glucose transporter 3-like: protein MEGRGPGLGRVLLLGFCVAGIWSAYITQGVLQETLSTKRFGPDGKRFEHLSFLNFAQAVVCFIWSLMMIKLWSPRSKGGAPWWSYWSPSITNTIGPAMGIEALKYISYPAQVLAKSSKMIPVMLMGTLVYGIKYTFSEYVCTLLVAGGVSAFALLKTSSKTISKLAHPNAPLGYGLCFLNLALDGFTNATQDSLTARYPKTTAWDIMLGMNLWGIIYNGLYMFGWSHGIGYEAIQFCKEHPEAAWDIFLFCMCGAVGQNFIFMTISRFGSLTNTTITTTRKFVSIVVSSLLSGNPLSAKQWGCVFMVFGGLAYQIYLKWNKQQKKKKKSK from the exons ATGGAGGGGCGAGGGCCCGGACTCGGGCGGGTTCTGCTGCTGGGCTTCTGCGTCGCCGGCATCTGGTCCGCCTACATCACCCAGGGCGTCCTTCAGGAGACACT ATCAACCAAGCGTTTTGGTCCTGACGGCAAACGATTTGAGCACCTGTCATTCTTAAATTTTGCTCAAGCTGTTGTGTGTTTCATCTGGTCACTGATGA TGATTAAGCTTTGGTCCCCTCGAAGTAAGGGAGGTGCCCCATGGTGGAGTTATTGGAGTCCTAGTATCACTAACACGATTGGTCCAGCAATGGGGATTGAAGCATTGAAATACATAAGTTATCCTGCACAG gTTCTTgcaaaatcctcaaaaatgaTTCCTG TGATGTTGATGGGAACTCTTGTTTATGGGATCAAATACACATTTTCTGAGTATGTTTGCACACTTCTTGTTGCGGGAGGTGTTTCTGCATTTGCGCTACTAAAG ACTAGCTCGAAGACCATTAGCAAGCTTGCGCACCCTAATGCACCTCTTGGTTATGGATTGTGTTTTCTCAACCTGGCATTGGATGGGTTCACTAACGCGACTCAAGATTCGCTGACTGCAAG GTACCCAAAGACGACTGCGTGGGATATCATGCTTGGCATGAACCTGTGGGGCATTATATACAACGGCCTTTACATGTTCGGTTGGTCTCATGGAATTGGTTACGAGGCAATTCAGTTCTGCAAGGAGCACCCGGAAGCAGCATGGGACATCTTCCTGTTCTGTATGTGTGGCGCTGTTGGACAGAACTTTATCTTCATGACCATCAGTAGGTTCGGATCCCTAACCAACACCACCATTACAACAACCCGCAAGTTCGTAAGTATAGTTGTATCCTCATTGTTGAGTGGTAATCCCTTGTCTGCAAAGCAATGGGGTTGCGTGTTCATGGTGTTTGGTGGCTTGGCTTACCAAATTTATCTCAAGTGGAAcaagcagcagaagaagaagaagaagtcaaaGTGA
- the LOC116263319 gene encoding AT-hook motif nuclear-localized protein 1-like has product MEGREGASSGAPDPAASYGTAAVATGGGGVYNAVAAAAAARSESPPVVDGGGGVPSGMMSFATSFGKKRGRPRRYDRDDGMALALTPISASSPGPFSSKRSRGRPPGSGNKQRLAALGEWIASSAGGGFTPHVITIAAGEDITMKIMSFSQKGPRAICVLSANGAISNVTLRQPDSSGGTLTYEGRFEILSLSGSFMLTETGGHRSRTGGLSVSLASPDGRVVGGGVAGLLMAASPVQIVVGSFMPNHQEPQIKKSKFDAPDALPQMFSSTAATAAIPISCSGMDGSYEEKNQPVSSNHQHKPVASYQNDGWTPTNPVPESRDSINDSLPKDSQLSH; this is encoded by the exons ATGGAAGGGAGAGAAGGGGCGAGTTCCGGTGCACCGGATCCGGCAGCGAGCTATGGGACTGCCGCGGTGGCGACTGGGGGCGGAGGCGTCTATAATGCGgtggcggcggcagcggcggccaGGAGCGAGAGTCCTCCCGTCGtcgacggaggaggaggggttCCGAGTGGGATGATGAGCTTCGCCACGAGCTTCGGTAAGAAGCGTGGTAGGCCCCGGAGGTACGATCGGGACGATGGCATGGCCCTGGCGTTGACTCCAATCTCGGCGTCGTCGCCCGGACCCTTCTCCTCGAAACGGAGTAGAGGGCGGCCACCTGGCTCAGGCAACAAACAGCGCCTAGCAGCTCTAG gAGAATGGATTGCAAGTTCAGCTGGAGGCGGCTTCACTCCCCATGTGATCACTATTGCTGCAGGAGAG GACATAACAATGAAAATCATGTCCTTTTCACAAAAGGGGCCCCGAGCCATATGTGTTCTTTCTGCAAATGGTGCCATTTCTAATGTCACTCTTCGACAACCAGATTCCTCTGGCGGCACTTTAACTTATGAG gggCGCTTTGAAATACTTTCCCTGTCTGGATCATTTATGCTGACAGAAACTGGTGGACATAGGAGTAGAACTGGAGGTCTGAGTGTTTCTTTGGCAAGTCCAGATGGACGTGTTGTAGGAGGGGGTGTTGCTGGTTTACTGATGGCTGCTAGTCCTGTTCAG ATTGTGGTAGGAAGTTTTATGCCAAACCATCAGGAGCCGCAGATTAAGAAGTCAAAATTTGATGCACCAGATGCTCTGCCACAGATGTTCAGTTCAACTGCGGCAACAGCTGCAATTCCTATTTCGTGTTCAGGGATGGACGGGAGTTATGAGGAGAAGAACCAACCAGTTTCTTCCAATCATCAGCATAAACCTGTGGCTTCTTACCAAAATGATGGATGGACTCCCACGAACCCAGTACCTGAATCAAGAGATTCAATTAATGACTCATTACCAAAGGATAGCCAGTTAAGCCATTAA